Proteins encoded within one genomic window of Candidatus Rokuibacteriota bacterium:
- the rplJ gene encoding 50S ribosomal protein L10, which produces MPTQAKVESVEALKERLGTAKTVVLTEYRGLSVQQLSDLRKQLKGAAAEYKVVKNRLARLAVKGSALDALGVHLKGPTGLVFTKQDPVAVAKALQAFVKTHPQLQIKLGLVEGKVVQPAELKALADLPSKEQLRSQIVGALQGPMAQLVSLLQAPLREIVYVLEARGKGAADSA; this is translated from the coding sequence GTGCCGACTCAAGCGAAAGTGGAGAGCGTCGAGGCCTTGAAGGAGCGGCTGGGCACCGCCAAGACCGTGGTGCTGACCGAGTATCGCGGGCTCAGCGTCCAGCAGCTGTCGGACCTGCGCAAGCAGCTCAAGGGCGCCGCGGCGGAGTACAAGGTGGTCAAGAACCGCTTGGCCCGCCTCGCCGTCAAGGGCTCGGCCCTCGACGCGCTCGGCGTGCACCTCAAGGGCCCGACGGGACTCGTGTTCACCAAGCAGGACCCGGTGGCGGTGGCGAAGGCGCTGCAGGCCTTCGTCAAGACCCACCCGCAGCTGCAGATCAAGCTCGGGCTGGTGGAGGGCAAGGTCGTTCAGCCGGCGGAGCTCAAGGCGTTGGCGGACCTTCCGTCCAAGGAGCAGCTCCGAAGCCAGATCGTGGGCGCCCTGCAGGGACCGATGGCTCAGCTTGTGAGCCTGTTGCAGGCGCCGCTCCGGGAGATCGTGTACGTGCTCGAGGCCCGGGGCAAGGGCGCAGCCGATTCGGCCTGA
- the rpmG gene encoding 50S ribosomal protein L33: MRDIISLACTECQRRNYTTTKNKRTHPDRMEIKKFCKWCRKHAPHKESK, from the coding sequence ATGCGCGACATCATCTCGCTCGCGTGCACCGAGTGCCAGCGGCGGAACTACACGACGACGAAGAACAAGCGGACCCATCCGGACCGCATGGAGATCAAGAAGTTCTGCAAGTGGTGCAGGAAGCACGCTCCGCACAAGGAATCGAAGTAG
- the rpoB gene encoding DNA-directed RNA polymerase subunit beta translates to MAGTIQCGRRVRKDFGKIPSIVEIPNLIEIQKRSYEQFLQKDVAPDRREETGLQAVFKSVFPIADYNDNALLEFDSFHFGDPKYTVEECHDRGMTFAIPLKVTLRLVVYDHDKEAKTRTIREQRGQEVYLGELPLMTDKGTFIINGTERVVVSQLQRSAGVFFDDDKGKTVASGKLLYSARVIPYRGSWVEFEFDANDILFVRVDRRRKMLATAFLRAFTFLEKGVVLSDAEILGQFYELEEVLSFEDRTAWVKLHPEAHNGVKVADDVKPPRHREPMVASGKALNPKLIEKLLEAGVTKIPVKADSLVGRRTGDRVVDADTGEVLVETNQEITQTLLAQLMARKISALKLLTMAPGKADASIYETLVRDHFKNPDEALVEIYRRLRPGDPPTVESARALFRGMFMDPRRYDLARVGRFMINKKLGINANLNAKTLRGEDVVYVIRHLLQVRLGTKSTDDIDHLGNRRVRSVGELLENQFRVGLTRMERAVKERMSISDITNLMPHDLINAKPVSAVVKEFFGSSQLSQFMDQTNPLAELTHKRRLSALGPRGLSRERAGFEVRDVHPTHYGRICPIETPEGPNIGLISSLSTYARINEFGFIETPYRKVQGGAVSDEIVFLSALEEEQFVIAQANAELDARSRFVRDRVSARKSGEYKMVSPEELNYMDVSPKQLVSVAAAMVPFLENDDANRALMGSNMQRQAVPLLQPEAPYVGTGMEHIVARDSGAVVLARRPGVVEYVSANRVVVRAETRSKKADPVQDLPLDIYNLTKYRRSNQNTCINQRPIVRKGDRVHAGDVIADGPGTDQGELALGRNVLVAFMPWGGYNFEDAILVSERLVKDDRYTSIHIEEFEVQARDTKLGKEEVTRDIPNVSEEALKDLDDSGIVRIGAKVKAGDILVGKITPKGETQLTPEEKLLRAIFGEKAGDVRDTSLTVPPGIEGTVVDVKVFSRRGVDKDERAKSIEEEEVAGLEKDYQDEIAMVELERDQKLKNILVGKTLTQDLADPIKKDRIAKKGDKIDRPELENFSWHELKKIKIKEDDGLTNTIKRIEDLADDQIAFFDRMLEERVGRLRRGDDLPPGVIKMVKVYMAVKRKLSVGDKMAGRHGNKGVVSRVLPEEDMPYLPDGTPVEIVLNPLGVPSRMNVGQILETHLGWAAKALGIWVASPVFDGATESEIRGHLTQAGLPVSGKTRLCDGRTGKPFHQEVTVGQIYILKLAHLVDDKMHARSIGPYSLVTQQPLGGKAQFGGQRFGEMEVWALEAYGAAHTLQEMLTVKSDDVEGRNRIYEAIVKGENFLEPGTPESFNVLVKELQSLALDVELVPKDGKKPA, encoded by the coding sequence ATGGCAGGCACGATCCAGTGCGGACGCCGGGTGCGCAAGGACTTCGGCAAGATTCCGTCCATCGTTGAGATCCCGAATCTCATCGAGATCCAGAAGCGGTCGTACGAGCAGTTTCTGCAGAAGGACGTGGCGCCCGATCGCCGCGAGGAGACGGGGCTGCAGGCGGTGTTCAAGTCCGTGTTCCCCATCGCGGACTACAACGACAACGCCCTGCTCGAGTTCGACAGCTTCCACTTCGGCGATCCGAAGTACACGGTCGAGGAGTGCCACGATCGCGGGATGACATTCGCCATCCCGCTCAAGGTGACGCTGCGGCTCGTGGTCTACGACCACGATAAGGAGGCAAAGACCCGCACCATCCGCGAGCAGCGCGGCCAGGAGGTCTACCTGGGCGAGCTGCCGCTGATGACCGACAAGGGCACCTTTATCATCAACGGCACCGAGCGCGTCGTGGTGTCGCAGCTGCAGCGCTCGGCCGGCGTCTTCTTCGACGACGACAAGGGCAAGACCGTCGCCTCGGGCAAGCTGCTCTATTCGGCGCGCGTCATCCCCTATCGCGGGTCGTGGGTCGAGTTCGAGTTCGACGCCAACGACATCCTCTTCGTCCGCGTGGATCGCCGCCGCAAGATGCTGGCGACGGCTTTCCTGCGCGCGTTCACGTTCCTCGAGAAGGGCGTTGTCCTCTCGGACGCCGAGATACTCGGGCAGTTCTACGAGCTCGAGGAGGTCTTGAGCTTCGAGGACCGCACCGCCTGGGTCAAGCTGCACCCCGAGGCCCACAACGGCGTCAAGGTCGCTGATGACGTCAAGCCGCCGCGGCACCGCGAGCCGATGGTTGCCAGCGGCAAGGCGCTCAATCCCAAGCTGATCGAGAAGCTCCTGGAGGCGGGAGTCACGAAGATCCCGGTCAAGGCCGACTCGCTGGTGGGCCGCCGCACGGGCGACCGCGTCGTCGATGCCGACACCGGCGAGGTGCTGGTCGAGACCAACCAGGAGATCACGCAGACGCTCCTGGCGCAGCTCATGGCGCGCAAGATCTCGGCGCTCAAGCTGCTGACGATGGCGCCCGGGAAGGCGGACGCGTCGATCTACGAGACGCTGGTCCGCGACCACTTCAAGAACCCGGACGAGGCGCTCGTCGAGATCTACCGGCGCCTCCGCCCGGGCGACCCGCCCACGGTGGAGTCGGCCCGCGCGCTGTTCCGCGGGATGTTCATGGATCCGCGCCGTTATGACCTGGCGCGGGTGGGCCGCTTCATGATCAACAAGAAACTCGGCATCAACGCCAATCTCAACGCCAAGACTCTGCGCGGCGAGGACGTCGTGTACGTCATCCGCCATCTCCTCCAGGTTCGGCTCGGCACCAAGTCCACGGACGACATCGACCACCTCGGCAACCGCCGCGTCCGGTCGGTGGGCGAGCTGCTGGAGAACCAATTCCGGGTCGGGCTCACGCGCATGGAGCGGGCCGTCAAGGAGCGGATGTCGATCTCCGACATCACGAACCTGATGCCCCACGACCTGATCAACGCCAAGCCCGTCTCGGCGGTGGTCAAGGAGTTCTTCGGCTCCTCGCAGCTCAGCCAGTTCATGGACCAGACGAACCCGCTGGCCGAGCTGACCCACAAGCGCCGCCTCTCGGCCCTCGGGCCGCGTGGTCTGTCGCGCGAGCGCGCCGGCTTCGAGGTGCGCGACGTCCACCCGACGCACTACGGGCGGATCTGCCCCATCGAGACGCCTGAAGGCCCGAACATCGGCCTCATCTCGTCGCTGTCGACGTATGCCAGGATCAACGAGTTCGGCTTCATCGAGACGCCGTACCGGAAGGTGCAGGGCGGCGCGGTGTCGGACGAGATCGTGTTCCTGTCCGCGCTCGAGGAGGAGCAGTTCGTCATCGCGCAGGCCAACGCCGAGCTGGACGCCCGCAGCCGCTTCGTGCGCGACCGCGTGTCGGCCAGGAAGAGCGGCGAGTATAAGATGGTCTCCCCCGAGGAGTTGAACTACATGGACGTGTCGCCGAAGCAGCTCGTGTCGGTGGCGGCCGCCATGGTGCCGTTTCTCGAGAACGACGACGCCAACCGCGCCCTCATGGGCTCGAACATGCAGCGCCAGGCGGTGCCCCTGCTGCAGCCGGAGGCGCCGTACGTCGGCACGGGCATGGAGCACATCGTCGCGCGTGACTCTGGCGCGGTCGTGCTGGCCCGGCGGCCCGGCGTGGTCGAGTACGTCTCAGCCAATCGCGTCGTGGTGCGCGCCGAGACGCGCTCCAAGAAGGCCGACCCCGTCCAGGACCTGCCGCTGGACATCTACAACCTGACGAAGTACCGCCGCTCGAACCAGAACACCTGCATCAACCAGCGGCCGATCGTGAGGAAGGGCGACCGGGTCCACGCCGGCGATGTCATCGCCGACGGGCCCGGCACCGACCAGGGCGAGCTGGCCCTCGGGCGCAACGTGCTCGTCGCCTTCATGCCGTGGGGCGGCTACAACTTCGAGGACGCGATCCTGGTCTCGGAGCGGCTCGTCAAGGACGACCGCTACACCTCCATCCACATCGAGGAGTTCGAAGTCCAGGCGCGCGACACCAAGCTGGGCAAGGAAGAGGTGACGCGCGACATCCCGAACGTCTCCGAGGAGGCGTTGAAGGACCTCGACGACTCCGGCATCGTGCGCATCGGCGCCAAGGTCAAGGCCGGCGACATCCTCGTCGGCAAGATCACGCCGAAAGGCGAGACACAGCTGACGCCCGAGGAGAAGCTGTTGCGAGCGATCTTTGGCGAGAAGGCGGGCGACGTGCGCGACACGTCGCTAACGGTGCCCCCGGGCATCGAGGGCACGGTGGTGGACGTCAAGGTCTTCTCGCGTCGCGGCGTTGACAAGGACGAGCGCGCCAAGTCCATCGAAGAAGAGGAGGTCGCGGGCCTGGAGAAGGACTACCAGGACGAGATCGCCATGGTCGAGCTCGAGCGCGACCAGAAGCTCAAGAACATCCTGGTGGGCAAGACGCTGACGCAGGACCTCGCCGACCCCATCAAGAAGGACCGGATCGCCAAGAAGGGCGACAAGATCGACCGGCCCGAGCTGGAGAATTTCTCCTGGCACGAGCTGAAGAAGATCAAGATCAAGGAAGATGATGGGCTGACCAACACCATCAAGCGCATCGAGGATCTGGCGGACGACCAGATCGCCTTCTTCGACCGTATGCTGGAGGAGCGCGTCGGCCGGCTTCGCCGCGGCGACGACCTGCCGCCCGGCGTCATCAAGATGGTCAAGGTCTATATGGCCGTGAAGCGCAAGCTCTCGGTCGGCGACAAGATGGCCGGCCGCCACGGCAACAAGGGCGTCGTCTCCCGGGTGCTGCCCGAGGAGGACATGCCGTACCTGCCCGACGGTACGCCGGTCGAGATCGTGCTGAACCCGCTCGGCGTGCCCTCGCGCATGAACGTGGGGCAAATCCTCGAGACCCACCTCGGGTGGGCGGCCAAGGCCCTCGGGATCTGGGTGGCGAGCCCGGTGTTTGACGGCGCCACGGAGAGCGAGATCCGCGGTCATCTGACGCAGGCGGGTCTTCCCGTTTCCGGCAAGACGCGCCTGTGCGACGGGCGCACCGGCAAGCCCTTCCACCAGGAGGTGACGGTCGGTCAGATCTACATCCTCAAGCTGGCCCACTTGGTGGACGACAAGATGCACGCGCGGTCCATCGGGCCGTACTCCCTCGTCACCCAGCAGCCGCTGGGGGGCAAGGCGCAGTTCGGCGGCCAGCGTTTCGGCGAGATGGAGGTGTGGGCGCTCGAGGCGTACGGCGCGGCCCACACGTTGCAGGAGATGCTCACGGTCAAGTCGGACGACGTCGAGGGCCGCAACCGGATCTACGAAGCCATCGTGAAGGGAGAGAACTTCCTGGAGCCCGGCACGCCGGAATCCTTCAACGTGCTCGTGAAGGAGCTGCAGAGCCTGGCCCTGGACGTGGAGCTCGTGCCCAAGGACGGCAAGAAGCCGGCCTAG
- the rplK gene encoding 50S ribosomal protein L11, which produces MAKKVQAMVKLQIPAGKANPSPPVGPALGQHGVNIMEFCKGFNAQTGSQEGLILPVVVTIYQDRSFTFVVKTPPAAVLLKRAAGIAKASAVPHKDKIGKVTRAQVREIAQTKLVDLNTDSIESAMRTVEGTARSMGIDVV; this is translated from the coding sequence ATGGCGAAGAAAGTTCAGGCGATGGTGAAACTGCAGATCCCGGCGGGTAAGGCCAACCCTTCGCCGCCGGTGGGTCCCGCGCTTGGCCAGCACGGGGTCAACATCATGGAATTCTGCAAAGGCTTCAATGCCCAGACCGGGTCTCAGGAGGGGCTGATCCTGCCCGTGGTGGTGACGATCTACCAGGACCGGTCCTTCACCTTCGTGGTGAAGACGCCCCCGGCGGCCGTGCTGCTCAAGCGGGCCGCGGGCATCGCCAAGGCCTCGGCCGTGCCGCACAAGGACAAGATCGGCAAGGTCACGCGCGCCCAGGTTCGCGAGATCGCCCAGACCAAGCTGGTGGACCTCAACACGGACTCGATCGAATCCGCCATGCGCACGGTCGAAGGCACGGCCCGCAGCATGGGCATCGATGTCGTTTGA
- the rplL gene encoding 50S ribosomal protein L7/L12, which yields MATNIEEIAEKLDTLTLLEASQLSKLLQEKWGVSAAAAVAAPAVGGAAAAGGAAATEEKTEFDVVLMAAGEKKIQVIKVVRELTGLGLKEAKDLVDGAPKPVKEKVAKVEAADVKKKLEEVGATVEVR from the coding sequence ATGGCGACGAACATCGAAGAGATCGCGGAGAAGCTGGACACGCTGACGCTGCTGGAGGCGTCCCAGCTTTCGAAGCTTTTGCAGGAGAAGTGGGGCGTGTCGGCGGCGGCGGCGGTAGCCGCCCCGGCGGTCGGCGGCGCGGCGGCGGCCGGCGGCGCGGCGGCAACCGAGGAGAAGACGGAGTTCGACGTCGTCCTCATGGCGGCTGGCGAGAAGAAGATCCAGGTGATCAAGGTCGTGCGCGAGCTGACGGGCCTCGGCCTCAAGGAAGCCAAGGATCTCGTCGACGGCGCGCCCAAGCCGGTCAAGGAGAAGGTGGCCAAGGTCGAGGCCGCGGACGTGAAGAAGAAGCTCGAGGAGGTCGGGGCGACGGTCGAAGTGAGGTAG
- the nusG gene encoding transcription termination/antitermination protein NusG, which translates to MSETSTSAKQWFVVHTYSGFENKVAAAIESRAKIFNLQDFFGRVIVPTEKVREIRKSKKIETEQKFFPGYLLVEMELTDDTWHLVRSTPKVTGFVGSGSKPVALPAEEVEGILKQMEEGAEKPKLKSTFQKGDKVRVIEGPFVNFQGSIDDLNPERGKLKVMVAIFGRMTPVELEYYQVERL; encoded by the coding sequence ATGAGCGAGACCAGCACGTCGGCGAAGCAGTGGTTCGTCGTCCACACCTACTCGGGGTTCGAGAACAAGGTGGCGGCGGCGATCGAATCGCGGGCGAAGATCTTCAACCTTCAGGATTTCTTCGGGCGGGTCATCGTCCCGACGGAGAAGGTTCGTGAGATCCGGAAGAGCAAGAAGATCGAGACCGAGCAGAAATTCTTCCCGGGCTACCTGCTCGTGGAGATGGAGCTGACCGACGACACCTGGCACTTGGTGCGCTCAACGCCCAAGGTGACCGGGTTCGTGGGTTCGGGCTCCAAGCCCGTGGCGCTGCCGGCGGAAGAGGTCGAGGGCATTCTGAAGCAGATGGAGGAAGGCGCCGAGAAGCCCAAGCTCAAGTCCACCTTCCAGAAGGGGGACAAGGTGCGGGTCATCGAGGGACCGTTCGTGAACTTCCAGGGCTCGATCGACGATCTCAACCCGGAGCGCGGGAAGCTCAAGGTGATGGTGGCGATCTTCGGGCGGATGACGCCGGTGGAGCTCGAGTACTACCAGGTGGAGAGGCTCTGA
- the rplA gene encoding 50S ribosomal protein L1, which yields MPVMTKRLKATEALIDRAKTYSVEEAMDIVKKAPPAKFDESVDLSLRLGVDPKHADQMVRGAIVLPHGIGKTVRVAVFAKGEKEREAREAGADVVGAEDLVEKIQGGFMDFDSTIATPDLMGQVGRLGKVLGPRGLMPNPKMGTVTFDVGRAVREVKAGKVEFRADKAGNVHVQVGRKSFPQESLVANAMALLEAIVKAKPAASKGVYLRSLTLSTTMGPGIPVDAQRVANQFKKQI from the coding sequence ATGCCAGTGATGACGAAGCGGCTGAAGGCGACAGAGGCGCTGATCGACCGGGCGAAGACGTACTCGGTCGAGGAGGCGATGGACATCGTGAAGAAGGCGCCCCCGGCGAAGTTCGACGAGAGCGTCGATCTGTCGCTCCGGCTCGGGGTCGACCCCAAGCACGCCGACCAGATGGTCCGCGGCGCCATCGTGCTGCCGCACGGCATCGGCAAGACGGTGCGCGTGGCCGTGTTCGCGAAGGGTGAGAAGGAGCGCGAGGCGCGCGAGGCCGGGGCCGACGTGGTGGGCGCCGAGGACCTGGTCGAGAAGATCCAGGGCGGCTTCATGGACTTCGACTCGACCATCGCGACGCCCGACCTCATGGGGCAGGTCGGCCGGCTCGGCAAGGTGTTGGGCCCGCGCGGGCTCATGCCTAACCCGAAGATGGGCACCGTGACGTTCGACGTGGGCCGCGCCGTGCGGGAGGTCAAAGCGGGCAAGGTCGAATTTCGCGCGGACAAGGCCGGCAACGTCCACGTGCAGGTGGGCAGGAAGTCATTCCCGCAGGAGAGCCTCGTTGCCAATGCGATGGCGCTGCTGGAAGCCATCGTCAAGGCCAAGCCGGCGGCGTCAAAGGGCGTGTACCTGCGCTCGCTGACGCTGTCCACGACCATGGGGCCTGGCATCCCGGTGGACGCCCAGCGGGTCGCGAACCAGTTCAAGAAGCAGATCTAG
- the secE gene encoding preprotein translocase subunit SecE, whose amino-acid sequence MGFFERVKQFVHEVAGEFRRVSWPNRAEVANSTVVVLAVVVVLAVFLAAVDMGLSWIVERVLRWG is encoded by the coding sequence ATGGGATTCTTCGAGCGCGTCAAGCAGTTCGTCCACGAGGTGGCGGGGGAGTTCCGGCGGGTGAGTTGGCCCAACAGGGCCGAGGTCGCCAACTCGACCGTCGTGGTCCTCGCGGTGGTGGTGGTGCTGGCCGTGTTCCTGGCGGCCGTGGACATGGGGCTCTCGTGGATCGTGGAGCGGGTCCTTCGGTGGGGTTAG